Proteins encoded within one genomic window of Humulus lupulus chromosome 1, drHumLupu1.1, whole genome shotgun sequence:
- the LOC133818356 gene encoding probable xyloglucan endotransglucosylase/hydrolase protein 10, with amino-acid sequence MNNSDQYYKIFTIFISLLCMGFTQLIAEASVVSTGDFNKDFFVTWSPNHVNTSADGHQRSLKLDQESGAGFASNQMFLFGQVDMQIKLVPGHSAGTVVAYYLTSDQPNRDEIDYEFLGNVDGKPYILQTNIFADGYDNREERINLWFDPTKDFHTYSILWNLHQILFMVDWVPIRVYKNHADKGVGFPRWQPMGIKVSLWNGDSWATRGGKEKIDWSKGPFIASFRNHKIDACVWNGNARFCRAESSTNWWHKDKFSSLTSTQRRLFKWVRKYHMIYDYCQDNQRFQNNLPKECSLPKY; translated from the exons ATGAATAATAGTGACCAATATTACAAGATTTTCACCATCTTCATCAGCCTTCTTTGCATGGGGTTTACTCAATTAATTGCAGAAGCTTCTGTCGTTTCTACTGGAGATTTCAATAAGGATTTCTTTGTAACATGGTCTCCTAACCATGTCAACACCTCAGCTGATGGCCACCAAAGAAGCTTGAAACTCGACCAAGAATCTG GAGCTGGTTTTGCTTCAAATCAGATGTTTTTGTTTGGACAAGTTGACATGCAAATAAAGCTAGTACCAGGCCATTCAGCAGGCACAGTTGTGGCCTATTAT TTGACATCTGATCAACCAAATCGTGATGAGATAGACTATGAGTTCCTTGGCAATGTGGATGGCAAACCATATATTCTTCAGACAAATATTTTTGCAGATGGCTATGACAACCGTGAAGAAAGGATTAATCTCTGGTTTGATCCCACCAAAGATTTCCATACCTATTCTATATTATGGAACCTTCACCAAATTTT GTTCATGGTGGATTGGGTCCCCATAAGAGTGTACAAAAACCATGCAGACAAAGGTGTAGGGTTTCCAAGGTGGCAGCCAATGGGGATCAAAGTCAGCCTATGGAACGGTGACAGCTGGGCCACTCGAGGTGGCAAGGAGAAAATTGATTGGTCAAAAGGTCCATTCATTGCCTCGTTTAGGAATCATAAGATAGATGCGTGTGTATGGAATGGGAATGCAAGGTTTTGCAGGGCAGAAAGTTCTACTAATTGGTGGCACAAAGACAAGTTCAGCTCACTAACATCCACACAAAGAAGGCTTTTCAAATGGGTTAGGAAGTATCACATGATTTATGATTATTGCCAAGATAATCAACGGTTCCAAAATAATCTTCCCAAGGAGTGTTCTCTACCAAAGTACTAA